In the Sorghum bicolor cultivar BTx623 chromosome 4, Sorghum_bicolor_NCBIv3, whole genome shotgun sequence genome, GGAGTACAAACTAACCAAGATtaaactctcttttttttaatcttATATAATATATGATCGTCAAAATCATGAATCCCGCACATGGTTCGGTCGTCTTCCCAGATCCTACACGGGTTTGGTAGGACAGCGTTACAGAAGCAGAGCCGCACATGGTCAGGTCTTCACAGATCTTACTGTCAATGCTCCTTGATATCCATGTCTCCCAAAATTCGATGACAAAGAGGATATATACCTGCAGGAGGACAACCCCTCAAGTATAATAAAAAAACATTCATACAGCAGTAGTTGCAGCGGATGGCCAGATCTTGATCCAGTTCATTTGAATAATCCATTAATTTTCCGTTGTCATCAGAAATGTGCGTCGTCATTCAGTCCACGTTGCATCCATGATCAGGTCAGCCCCCCTGGTTGATTAATTTATCTGATCAATCCAAAGAAACGGGTGGCCTGCAGTTGTGAATTGTGATCAAACTTGATCCAGTTGCGATGAGGAAGCAGCTTCAGAGGcggatcagcagcagcagcaaactACGGCGCTCTCAGTTTTCAAAACCCTAGCCAATTCATTTATATGCTTGGAAAAGTTGAATTTTCTAATCCGAGTATAAGCTACTTTCGTATCTTCAAATGCTTCCTGTTTGTTTATAGATTCCCACCATTTTAAAATGTAAGTGGAACATTCTAAACTTTGACTATTAATTAGTACCTCctccattttaaattataatatattttagcttttctagatatGTTACACTTAAATATACAATATCGAAAGTCAAAATATCATAATTTGAATAGGAGTATACGTGTGTATGTATGCCTGCTTGGTGCTTGCTTAGAGTGCATAAGATGCAACAATAGATTCATGGGAATACTTTCAAGTTGGTAAACAATTACACTCAGATCCTAATTCCTGAATGTTCGCAATCAGACTTTCAACTTTCAAGGCATAAGATCCCTGGCACACTATCTAGCACCCCCCCTAATTGTGAAATTATCTTCTATTTCAGTGAATTGCCAGTGCTCCTGATATTTTCTAGCCAATAAACTGAATAAAGTAGGACCAAAGCAAGCAACAGCGTCATATTTCAAAATTTAAAGAAATAAACTATATCAAAGGTTAAATCAGCCAGAAGTAATAACCAACTAAACAACCAAAGCAACATTTTGAATGAGCAAACAGGGATTCAAATCCTTACTGAGTTCATAACTACTCATTGAGCAATCTCCATTGAAAAACAAGTACACAATTCTTCAGCAAGCTTTTAATAGCATGTCGTAGGTAAGGAATTAACAGCAGCAAGTCTTTGAAGCATCAGCAAACCCAGCAAGTAATATGACTGTAGAAAACTAGTAAGATACAAGTGTGATTATGGCTGCTTCAAGATCTCAACATAGCCTCTGTAACAAGGGCATCCAAACTCATGTTCATGATCAAGCATGTCATCAAAAAATTATTAGCATACAGTTTCTCCTAATCTTAACACAAAGAAATAAGTAGCAACAGACAATTTCTCCAAACCTTATAACAGATAGAAATAAGTAGCAACTTGGAAACTACGTATCTCCAACATTAATCTTGTGTGTGAATATACTAATAGAGATTAGAGAAACCCCATTTTCATCACTTTTACTACCTAAATCATAACTGTGAAGTAAATGTCTAGCTGCACAAAGAACAAAATCAAACAACATAAGAAAACGTTCAACATAAATTATTCTTCAGAATAAAAAAATGCAGAACTGTAGAAACACTCTTACAATTAGCAACCTCTTTAACATCTTCAGGAATGAAATATTCAATGGGTCACACATGAAGAATTGTATAAATTAACATTTACATGAAACCATGACAACATCATACGTTAGACCCTTGGTAGAAACCATAGCATGCTTCCAAATATTAGGTTGAATGTCTGaataaaagaagaaaataaatGTTTCTCCAATAACACAGCTGCGTGTCATCAATCTATGAAAAGCACAAATCGCACAAAACATAGTAACAAGAGGCTGTAACATGCTATGGTTATTTCCTCCTTTAAGTTGCACTTCAGGGTTTAGGAATTGATGCTGGAGACAAACCGTTCTACCTTCTAATACAAAGATACGCACACTCGtgcgtgttcgagaaaaaaaaaagacagcaCCCCTTGTACCATAAACTGTTCTACCTTCTAATACAAAGATACGCACATTCGtgcgtgttcgagaaaaaaaaagacaaacaaGATGATGTGTTGACTTAACAAAACCAGTGGTACTAAGTACCAGTTTCTTTTATCTTATGATTTATGGCTATTCAAAATGTCATACAAGGGTTTGACGTGCTTCCTTCCTTTCATAGAGCTTTGCTACTTCAGAATAACTATCAGAGTGCTAATTCCAGTTCAAATGGGAAATGGCTGGATAATTTTGTACTAAAATTACCAGTATCAGGCATCAAAGATGACAGTGCTAAAAATACCACCAAATGAAGATGCAACACTAAACCAGGATACATTGTGGAGTACTTGACACATTGCAATAATCAGTGCAGTTTGAATCATATGGCAGAAAGTAGACAGAAAAATCTTAATGTATGCTTAGGTACATTTAGTTAGCAATAGGCTTCATAATTCAACCATGGAAGATAAGAAAGGTAACAACTAAATAGAGAACAACTAGTCTAATATCATGCACAAACTCCACATATCAGTGATGCATGTTCCACAAGAACCTAGCACAAAAATGAAATGGCAGAGTACAAAAGCGAGACTATTTCCATCTGATTTGAGATCCTATCGTGTTTAACTCCATAATAAACAAAGCTTGCAATCTCTAGCTGTCACATAACAATAAAGATTGGTGAACAAAAAGGAAAGAGAGAGCAAGAGAGTGGAAACTAGAACAACCATATCCCCCATATCACAAAATGCTCTGACCTTGTTGATAGTCAAAGCAAGTATCCAACTGCCAAACCACCAACTCTCATCTGAACTTTCAGGAAACTGTGGATATTTTGGCCTTCATATCTAAGTTCTCCACATCATTAATCGGTCTGGTTGTCTGATCCCTGGTTCTCTTGATCTTGGGGCTTTCCAGCCCCTTGTGTGAGAAACCATATAGCCGAAGCACCTGGTTGTCGGCAAAATTAAACGCTCGCTCCATGCTCCTGAGGCAGCGCTCCACTGGGTAGTCCCCATAGCTCCCACATGGCTTGCACCCAACAAAGTGAGTCACAAAAGGCCACCGCTCGTCACCAAGGCCTGGGTGGTGATTCTCCATCATCTCCTCATACTTGTCCACCAGCCCAGCCCAGAAGCCATGCAAGTAGTAGGAATTCTCTATGAACACCTTGTCCATCCACTTGTCCTTTTGCGAGAGCAAGAGGTAAATCAGTGCCGACTGGTCGTCGGCCTCGAATGCTGGCCGGCCCTTGAGGTTCGCCGTGAGTACCTTGCCGGCCTGGTCGCGGATGAAGCCCTTGGGGCCCATGGGCGCCCACGCGTCCAGTAGGTCAAGCGACCACTGGCAATTCCTGAAGAGGAAACTGCCGGTGTTGAGAGCAATCCAAGAGTGCTTCTCAAAGAGGAGGTCCTGGTAGCCGTGGATGATGAGGTTGTGACCATCGTAGCGCGACAGTGGCAGCTCGAACGCCATGTCGGTGAAGAGCGCGTCGCTGTCCATCCACCAGATCCACTCGACCTCCGGGTGGGAGAGCATGAGGCGTCGCAGCAGCGGCAATTTGGCCCAGTATCCCGCGAGCTCGTTGTCAAGGTGCGCGAGGTTGTGGACGATCTGGATGCCATGGATGCGGCAGTAATCGATCTTGTTCTTGGTAGTCTTGAGCAGGTAATGGTCACCGAGCGGGTTGTCGCAGGGCCCCGGCTGCGAGCCGGTGACGAGCATAATCCTAGGCTTGCCCCCGGCAACGGTGGCCGGGAAGCCCGGGTTCCGTGCTAGCCAGCGTCGCCGCTGCGCGTCCCAGTCGGAGATCTTGGGGCCCAGCGCGTATCTGCCGACCGCGGCCGCGTACGCCGCGTCGGCCTCGGTGGCGCTGAGCGCGGAGGCGTTGAACCCGGAGGCGGCGCTGAAGTCGCCCTCGTCGTCGGGGTCGGGGCCGGAGTCGGAGCGGATCTCGCGGAGGATGCGGTCGATGTCCTCGACGGCCTTGGCGTCGGCGAGCGCGTCGGCGTCGGAGGGCTGCGAGGGGAGGGAGAGGTTGAGGCCGATGGTGCCCCGCAGGACGAGGATGGTGACGAGGCCGCAGAGCACGGTAATCTTGAGGTTGTTGAAAGTGCGGTGGATCTTGCGCGACCGGCTGTGGTGGTGGAGCGGCGACGCGCCCCGCGGCCGCGGCGCCGTCATCGGCAGCCCTcccgctccccctcctcctcctcctcctccgcccttGCTGCTGTACCCCATCCCCTCCTGCCCCATCCCCGCCACGGAGAACGGAATCCTCGGGTCTTTATTGCCCGCTCCGGGTTCCCCGCCCGGCGCCGCGGATTGGGGTCTGGGACTGCTgactgggggggggggggggggagcgcGACTCGCGAGCGTCACATGGGCGGGGAGAGCAGCACCGCGCGGCGCGCTGGAGCTGGAGTGCGCGacccgcggcgacggcgagtggGGAATGGGAATTGTGAGATGGGATCGGAGGATGAGAGGGTGTGTGGGTGGGGTCGGGTCGGGTCGGGGacagggggaggaggaggaggaggaggagggggaaacGCGCCGAAGGTGTGTTTGTGAGAGCGGTCACGGTGAGCCCCTCTTCTTTTTGTATCGTCTCTCTTCTGAGACAGTGAGCTGTCGGCCGTTGACCCGGGTTTGGTTTCACGGCTTCCGCCCGCCGGCCGGAGTTGTACTGGTGCGGTGGAGAAGTGGTGCGGACGTGCGGCGGCGGTGCCGTTTGGCGTGCGGGCGTGGCGTTTGCCACTCCTTTTGTCTCTGCCTGCGGTTTGTTGGAGGCCTGGACCGTGCGTGCACGTCTTCCGGGCCGGCAAGCCGGACGGCCGTCTCGTTCTCGGCCAGGCCAAGCGTCTAACCTTTTCTTTACTTCCAATATAAAAAATACTACTAATACACTACTTCGAATAAAATAATACACTAGTACTTGGAATTCTAACTCATGGTCAATCGGTCATGGTGATTTCAACTCTCCACTGTCttttatccaaaaaaaaataaaaaatctccaCTGTCGATGAGTTCTTGGCATCGGGACCGAGATAGGAGTAAATGTGAGACGGCGTGTTTTCCTATGCCCGGCGACCTCCTCTCGTCGCCCTCCTCGGAGGCTCCACGGCGCGAACGAATAGTTTATTTTGACATTAATTACTCGTGGCACTATTGTCCACGTGGGCGAGATTAAGCCGTGACAACAAttatagaaaaaagaaaagatcaaTATTCTCTCGGTTAAAATTTTATGTTTGATAGGTCACGTTCAGTTAAAATTTCCTGTATTTGCTTTCTACCAGGTTGCAAACTGATTGAATATAGATGGATATTGCTGTTATTGTATTTGTTTTCAGATCTCTATTTAGATTCGAATTTGAGTATCATCTACGTCggatagaatataaatatatatcgaTATTATAAATATACAATTTGAGTATCTATATAGGATATGTATCGAATGTTAAATATCCAAACTCAGatataaatgaatttaaattcttctaaacgaattcggccTCAGATATGGTCGAAAAGTTTTTATACCATTTTGCACCCCTGGCAGTTTTCTAAAACTCATGTGTTATGTGGATTGATTCTATCCTATAAATTTATTTTGTTCCTATGAAATTTTGATTATCTCTCTTTCAATAACATTGTGCCAAGTAAGCATATTTGCTAAATTAATACTccatccatttcaaattataagacattcctagaatcttggagagtcaaagcatttcaagtttgactaaaattatagaaagaattaaaaggatttataacatcaaataggtatactatgaaaatatagttaataaagaatctaatgatatttatttgacatcataaatgttattctcTTATCACATatgtttggtcaaacttgagattgtTTGGCTCTGCAAgtttcttgaaatgacttataatttgggatggagggagtatcctATTTGCTTATAAAACTCCTATAAAATATCTATGAAAGTGACCTTAATAGTAACTAATTTTAAGGATGGATGGATCTGGCCTCTTCTCTCTCACTTggtctttcttttcttcttccttttcCTAACAGAGTAGGAATATCAACAATCGAATGAGTCTACGGGCTTGTTTGGCATAGCTCATGACAACTTCATGAGTTGTTGTGAGCCATTTTTTTCCAGTCCTTTTATTAGTGGTTTATCACTAGCTAAAGATGGCAAATGGGCTCTTTGCCCAAAGTATGCATAAGATATAGAGACACTATTTGAGGATGAAAATATGTAGAGAGTGATTTTTCTTTAAATGACTATTCAAAGGAGGATTTATAGAGCGAGTTTAAGAATAGAGCGGTTTTTATTCAAGTAACTCTTTAAATGAGGATTTATAGAGCAAGTTTAAGAAAAACAATTAGAGTTGCTCGAAACCTTGTCAAATTTAGAATTGTTTCACTTCTCGAGAAGCTTGATTTCTGTCTTTTTAGGATAAATGGAGCAATGATTTAGCTACACATAGATAAATAAACACAACCAGTAGCATTGTGAGTTTTGCTAAAAAAAACCTAGATGTGAGTTCACGTACTCTCGTAAACGTCAATAAAAAAAGATCAAATCTAGGAAAAAATTAGACAATTTTATTAAAGAGAACAAGTGCCCGCACTGGTTGAATTGGACTCACTTCTTATAAACGTCAATCAGCACACCAAAGTTGTTTTAGACTATGGAACAAGTGGATTGCATGCTCTAAGAGTTTTACTCCAGTGTAAGGCGATAAATCTTGTATGAAACTGTATTGGATTTGCAAGAGTACAAGACCGGCCTCCAATTACAGTATTCACTTCACGTGTCAGTGGCTCGGTGCCAAGAGTATACTCCTTGAGTTCTAGTAGTGCTGGAGTTCTTTTTACATGTAAATGATGGGCAGGTTCATCATACAAAGTGAAGCATCGTTCAACACTCAGCATCCACCAGGAAGCCTTGCTAGTCTGTCTCCTGCAAGCTTTACCGTCTTATCATTTCCGTTCTGTTTCGCAGCAGCACAAAGCAAACTCCAGGCCGACGCGCCAGATTCAGAAGGAACAACACTGTCGATGAAATGCTCTGCCTCCTTGAACATCCCCGCACGACTCAAGACTTCAATCATGTGGGAATAATGCTCCTCCGAGGGCTGTATCTTGTAAACCTCCGTCATGGACGCAAAAAACCTGAATGCTTCATTTACTAGGCCAGTTCTCGCACAGGCCTTCAGCACAGATAAAAATGCCTCTGGTGTCGGACGGCACTTCTCCTTCTGCATCTGTGAAAACAGGCGAATGGCAGTCTCTGGGCAGCCATTCTCGACGTTTGCTGCCACTATTGAGGTCCAGGAAGATGCATCCTTGTCAGGCATATAGTTGAAGGCATCGAACGCATgtctaaggctaccacaacttgAGTACATGTCGATGAGATAGCTGTTGGTACAGGCTGTGGAAGCAAGGCCACGCTTGGTCATGTAGGCATGTGCTTGCAACCCTTCCTCAAGAAGTCCCAGCTTCCCACACGAACTCAAGATGAGACGTGCAGTATGGTAGTCAAGGTTCGCACCGCAACGTTGGATAACATGAAAGAGATTAACTATTCCAACATGATGGTCAACCTGAGAAAATGATTCAACCAATGTGTCCCAAGAAATATCATGGTTTGAGAGTGCTAAGCACAGTTTCAGAGCCTGGTGGTACCTACCTTGTCTTAGGTAAAAGGTAATCAAACTTTTCAGGACAGAGGTGTTGGTTCCATACCCACTTCGAATCGAGTTGCTGTGGATCTCCATACCACTATCAGTATCTCCAAGAGCCATACATGCCGTAAGTATAGCGGTGTAGGTGAATTCGTTAGGTTGCACATGCTCTGACTGCATCCTCCTAAACAAGTGCACTGCTCTTCCGTACTGGCCATTCAGACAGTTTCCTGAGATAGCAGCAGACCACACAGCTGTACCTGGATTCTTGGTTCTTGAAAACAGCATATTTGATTCCTCCAGAGCACCGCATTTAGCATACATGTCGACCAACGAACTAGTAACAAAAGAATCTGGATTCATATTAGACTTTAAAATGCAAGCGTGCAACATCCTCCCTGCTACCAGATCTAGACCAGAAGCACATGACTTCAGACTGCTTGCCACGATGAATTGATCCAGCTTGCCCTGGACTGTCAGATAATATTTTAACATTCTCAAAGGAAACACACGGTACCTCTTATGAAGAGTAGCCCAATTGACATACATATCGATGAGAGCACTCATAACGTGCTTGTCAGAGTCCAAACCGGCTCTGATGAGGTAGCCATGTATTTCCATACCATGACCAAAAGCACCAGTTGCGGTAACAACATGAAGAATGCTGCCCAGGGTAAACTCGTCGCATTCTGCAAATTCAAACATCATAGCACGAAAATGAGCTGAGGCTTCTTCGTGGCACAAGTTTTCAGCATAACACTGGATTATGGTGTTCCAAGAAACCAAATCTTTGCCATTCATCTCATCGAACACGTTTCGCATCAGCTGCAGTTCACCGGACCGTCCATAGAATCCGATCAGACAATTATCCAGGAACTCCTTGCCGACCAACCCCATCTTGATCATGCAGCAGTGTAGCTGATGGCCCAATCCCACATGGCCCAAACTCGAAGCTGCCCTGAGTGCCACCGACAGTGTAAAAGCATCGCACGCGATGCCATCACGGGCCATTTCCATGAACAGCATCAGCGCTTCGGCGTCACATCCGTTCTCGGTGTATGCACTGAGCATAGATGTCCAGGAAACCAGGTCCGGAGAGGTGATACTGCCGAAGACCTTCTCAGCGCAACGGAGTGACTGGCAGCTCGAGTACATGGTGACGAGGCCGTTGGCCACAAAGAGGTCGGCGCCCACGTACCCGAGCTTGGCGACGGCGCCGTGGAGCTGCCTGCCGAGTCCAAGGCTCCCGACGGCGGCGCAGGCTCGCAGCGCGACAGAGAAGACGAAGGCGTCGGGTCTGACGAGAAGACCGAGCATGCAGAGGAGCAGCTCGAGCGCCTCGGAGGCTGGACCGTGGGTGGCGTACCCGGACATGAGCGTGGTCCATGCGACGAGGGACCTCCCTCGATCCGGCATTGCGTCGAACACCTCCCGCGCGGGCCGCATCCGGCCGGCGCGGACGTGGGCGCGGAGCAGCGAGAGCTGCGCCGCGGTGGCGGTAGTGGTGGAGGCGTTTGGGACGGACGTATTGGGTCTGTGGCTGCCCCTGTGTGGGGACGCGGGGGTGATGACGCTGCTCGTGAAGCTGGAAGAGCGCGGCAGCaagtgaggaggaggaggaggaggaggcgccatTGGAGGCTGCGATGAGCTGCGATCGGAGACGAGGATTTGAATGGAGTGGACAGGAGGACGACGGGGATAACTGATAAGGTTTAGATGGGCTCTCCATTCCTGGGCCTTATGATGTGGGTCATCTATTTCTAGGCTTCCAGCCCATATCGACCAAGGCCCACGTATTGAGGCAGATATTTCCTTCCGGCCTTCGATGCATTTGTACGGCGACGCTTCGCCCTCGAAGTAGCCTCAGCGAGTGACGGGCATGTttcggcctcgtttagttctacttttttcaaaatagatatagtagtattttcgtttgtatttaacaaatattatttaattatgaactaattagatttaaaaaattgaaTAAAGTCCACCACAATCGCTAAATTTGTATTGTTGTGTTATCCCAGTCTCTAAACTCGTAAATCGATCGTTGAGGTTCTCGAACTTGTTCgtctgtgtcatctcggtccctaaacttattcACTTATGTCATTCCGGTCtctaaacttacaaatcacctGTTTAGGTCCTCAAATTTGTTGAGTTGTGTCAtcctggtccctaaacttggttTTTAGTCTCATGTGGGTCAAAACAAAGTGATCtaaaaactttatatcaaaaaataattcataactttttcatatgaactcgaaTGAAAATTAACTTAATACCAAAGTTGTGTCCTCAAcacaatctacaactttgtagttgaaaagttttttatttgaagtcttTTTGTGTTacaaatttaaattttaaattttaaatttcaaaatctgtaaacttacaaaaaatattttgggaccctaaacaattttaattttaaaacttttcaactacaaagttgtagatcatgttgctgattataattataatataaagtttatcttcatttaAGTTGATATGGAAAAgttataaattatttttcaatAGAGAGTTTTTAGATTCGCCGTGTTTTGACCCATATGAGatttaaaaacaagtttagtgactgggatgacacaattgaacaagtttgaggactaTATGGGAGTtttttaagtttagggaccaggaTGACACAACCAAACAAGTTTAGGTACTTAAACGGTCGTTTTGCGAGTTTAGGGACCGTAATAACACatccgaacaagtttagggaccaagtttagggaccggtgatggactttactctaaaagatttatctcgcaaattacagataaattatataattagttattttttatatatatttaatgctctatacatgtgtcgtaagattcgatgtgacgaaaaatctaaaaaattttacaaaatcttttgaggaactaaacaatggTCGTTTTGCCGAGCTTGTCTTGTCTCACTGGCTTTGGTAACAACCTAGGAAAGCTAAATTGGCTCTTAGATAGGAAAAAGCAAGCTTCGTCTATGCAAGCCTCGATTATAACTTGCTTGATATTCGAACGTAACACTCAACTTGCTATCGCAGTCTAGTAAGGCAGTATAATGCCTAGCAAACAAACAAAGTATGCGCTTCTTTTTCTACGATAAAGAGCACACACGGATAGTAAGAGGACCATTTACAGTCAAGAAATTCGTGACACTCCCTTATTAGCATGGGCGGATCTAAAGGTATTCCCCAATATTCTTAGGAATACCTAATTTTTCTAGGGTactttcatatatatacatgtatatatatagttatatataaatGTGTATGTGCAATATCCTGTGCAATTTTCGTTGACTGCAACCCAAAAAAGATCAAATAAATAGCCTTTTGACTTGCTTTCCAAACTTCTACCTTCCCAAACTAGACCACTTTGTGAGGTATCTATGGATTCAATTTTTTATACGGAAGTGGAAACACCCAGGTTCGAAATTCTGCCTCTGCCACTACACATTAGCCATGGTGGCTACAGCGATGAAAATCATTTTGACCCTCCAATACCTATCAGGGATTTCAGCGTCTCAAAAATTTATTATACACCAAATATCTTGCTCTCTTGAACCATCTTGAGCCAAGCACTTCTCCATTCTCTTCATCCCTCTTCTCTTCAACCCTGCCCATGCACCGCTCCTCATCCGTTGTTTATTTCTCCCTCCCTGTGCATCAAACCTTCTCTCCCATGCGTCGCTCCTTTTACTCCTCATCTGCCGCTACGTTCACTCTTGCTGGGTCTCTTATTGGTGCACATGCCAGCATGATATATGCCATTCGCACTAACACTTCATTCAATTCAGGAGCTTCTGCTTCATGCCACACACTATCCCTTTTTGATTCATGCGGTGTAGTATCATAGACGCTTTGCTCATAATAAGGTGATTTCACCCTATATATAGATTTTGTTATCCCTAATTTTTATGTTTGTGTTAGTGCTAGATGGATTTAATGATGTAGATGCTTAATTGGGTGAGACATAGATCCATGTAATAGGAAGGGTGCTGATTAGATGTGCCATAGTCTATGATATCTTATCATCTCTTCTCGTTCCCTCAACAAGGTGAGTTTTCCCTCTTGGTAGTAGGTGTTCATAGTTCCATATTGTTTGTCAATTGCACTAGTCCTCCAATAGATGGCCTTCGACTGCATGGTTAAGGTCTTCTCACCCCATGTGTTGTAATATTCTAGGAGTGCAATCATCAAGAACATGAGCATCTAGTTTTTCACCATGTCTTAAGTGCAACAACAATACCAAGTCCTAGAATCATAATGCATTTACTAGTTTTCAAATAGGCAAAATGACCACTAAAGAAAACCACTATTCATTGAAGTGACCTTTATCGCTAATCCAAAGTTTAGCCATATATTGAAATTGCCTAATTATGTAActgcaaaaaattttataaattaaatagataaaaaaacataaCATCAAACCCCCTTCTATTCTCATATCACTCTTGGGTGACAAGGGCAGCGAGCTAGGCCTCCACATTGCTAGATCCCTTCTTCCCATACTCTATCTTGCTACTGCTCGAGCTTGGTGTCGAGAGCCTATGTAGTGGCTTCCTCTGCTATCCCCAAGGAGCACACACTGCAACTTCCTTCATGCTACCACAACAAGGCCTACAACTGACCTAGGCCGTAATAGTTGGATTTGAGGCCTCCACACCTAGATCCAATGTCCTACGAATGAGGACGTACTTGTAGATCTACATGTTGGCATCCCACATCCTCCTAGATAGCATGATGGCTTAGAGATTCTGATATTCATGGCCCATGCAAGGGGTGTCCTCCCTACTTTCCAGAGTCATTTTTTGGCTTCTTGGTGGTGTTCCCATTTAGGCTATTGCTTGCTGTGGTTGAGCTGTCGCTAGGCTTATAGCTTGATGTTTATGGAGGGTGGTGGTAGCAATGGAGACTGCATGTCTGAAGGATGTGGATGGAGCAAGGGGGTGTGCTGCTACAACAAGATTGTTGCCACTATGGTAGAGATTATTGATGCGGGCTTGGAGCAGTGGCATGTTGGTGAGGGTCAGGGTGTGTGGTTGTAGTGGGGAGGGTTGTGCATGGAGGCTTGGCTATGATGGTGGATACTTTTGTGTGAGGTTTTGGTGACTTTGGAGTTTGGCCACATGTAGTTGGCACATGTGGCTACATCCAACATAGTGAACGACGAATCTCTATGTGTTGAGGTGTCGGCCATGCAGGGTAGCAATagaagttagtttatgattagtgtGGTAGTTGTTTGAGGTTGTCATACTCTTGTCAACCAGGTTTGCTTGTAGTGAATCACGACAAATGTGGTGCAAAACAACATTGTAATATTGGTGCTTGCAACAGTGATGACTTCTTGGAAACACAACTTGCAGTAGTCAGTGGTGGGTAGCCTGGCTTAGTTGGGGCTAGTTTGGTGCAGGTTATCATCGAAGATGGCACAAGTGGTAGCATTGGCATGCTAGCCTGTCGATGGTGAATGTGTACATCAATGTCTCTGGAGGCTTCTGGGTGGCTATTCTTGTGGTGTAGTCGAGACTAGAAGAAGCTTAGAAGAAGGTGGAGATCTTGAGGTTGTGGGGTGGCATTACACATCCTTTTGATGGCAGTACAAAAATAAAACCTTGATGTGGAACTTCAGTGGCAGATGTGGTGAGACCTAGGCGTGTTTTGTTTTCAAGGAAGAGGCTGTGCGGGCCTGATTCATTGGAACCTTTTGATCAATATACAGTATGTGGTACTACGCGACACTTTCATGACAGGTCACCTTCTTGGTGTAGTATTGTCTTCTTCTCTCGGTTTCTGACTAGAGTTTCACTGACTATGGAT is a window encoding:
- the LOC8058637 gene encoding probable glycosyltransferase 2, which translates into the protein MGQEGMGYSSKGGGGGGGGGAGGLPMTAPRPRGASPLHHHSRSRKIHRTFNNLKITVLCGLVTILVLRGTIGLNLSLPSQPSDADALADAKAVEDIDRILREIRSDSGPDPDDEGDFSAASGFNASALSATEADAAYAAAVGRYALGPKISDWDAQRRRWLARNPGFPATVAGGKPRIMLVTGSQPGPCDNPLGDHYLLKTTKNKIDYCRIHGIQIVHNLAHLDNELAGYWAKLPLLRRLMLSHPEVEWIWWMDSDALFTDMAFELPLSRYDGHNLIIHGYQDLLFEKHSWIALNTGSFLFRNCQWSLDLLDAWAPMGPKGFIRDQAGKVLTANLKGRPAFEADDQSALIYLLLSQKDKWMDKVFIENSYYLHGFWAGLVDKYEEMMENHHPGLGDERWPFVTHFVGCKPCGSYGDYPVERCLRSMERAFNFADNQVLRLYGFSHKGLESPKIKRTRDQTTRPINDVENLDMKAKISTVS
- the LOC8059623 gene encoding pentatricopeptide repeat-containing protein At3g63370, chloroplastic; translation: MAPPPPPPPHLLPRSSSFTSSVITPASPHRGSHRPNTSVPNASTTTATAAQLSLLRAHVRAGRMRPAREVFDAMPDRGRSLVAWTTLMSGYATHGPASEALELLLCMLGLLVRPDAFVFSVALRACAAVGSLGLGRQLHGAVAKLGYVGADLFVANGLVTMYSSCQSLRCAEKVFGSITSPDLVSWTSMLSAYTENGCDAEALMLFMEMARDGIACDAFTLSVALRAASSLGHVGLGHQLHCCMIKMGLVGKEFLDNCLIGFYGRSGELQLMRNVFDEMNGKDLVSWNTIIQCYAENLCHEEASAHFRAMMFEFAECDEFTLGSILHVVTATGAFGHGMEIHGYLIRAGLDSDKHVMSALIDMYVNWATLHKRYRVFPLRMLKYYLTVQGKLDQFIVASSLKSCASGLDLVAGRMLHACILKSNMNPDSFVTSSLVDMYAKCGALEESNMLFSRTKNPGTAVWSAAISGNCLNGQYGRAVHLFRRMQSEHVQPNEFTYTAILTACMALGDTDSGMEIHSNSIRSGYGTNTSVLKSLITFYLRQGRYHQALKLCLALSNHDISWDTLVESFSQVDHHVGIVNLFHVIQRCGANLDYHTARLILSSCGKLGLLEEGLQAHAYMTKRGLASTACTNSYLIDMYSSCGSLRHAFDAFNYMPDKDASSWTSIVAANVENGCPETAIRLFSQMQKEKCRPTPEAFLSVLKACARTGLVNEAFRFFASMTEVYKIQPSEEHYSHMIEVLSRAGMFKEAEHFIDSVVPSESGASAWSLLCAAAKQNGNDKTVKLAGDRLARLPGGC